A window of the Caldalkalibacillus salinus genome harbors these coding sequences:
- a CDS encoding (Fe-S)-binding protein — protein sequence MKVSLFITCLSDSIYPRVGEAIVRLLARYGVKVDFPNVQTCCGQPAFNSGYWHEARHSAKTILDAFDDSDFVLSPSGSCTGMVQHYYPKLFENDPVYLEKANRLVSKTYEFSQFMVQVLGVEDVGATYPHKVTYHPSCHGSRLLGVKEEPLTLIQRVNSLELLPLPFAEDCCGFGGTFAVKMSDISGAMVAEKVDHILETEAEVLVGLDMGCLMNISGHLHYRGQPIKVMHLAELLYEGVKEAYGT from the coding sequence ATGAAAGTGTCTCTATTTATCACTTGCCTCTCGGATAGTATTTATCCGCGAGTGGGAGAAGCCATCGTACGTCTATTAGCCCGTTACGGTGTTAAAGTGGACTTTCCAAACGTACAAACGTGCTGTGGCCAGCCTGCGTTCAACAGCGGCTATTGGCATGAAGCACGGCACTCAGCTAAGACCATCCTAGACGCGTTTGATGATAGCGACTTTGTTCTTTCTCCTTCCGGGTCGTGTACGGGCATGGTCCAACATTATTATCCTAAGCTATTTGAAAACGACCCGGTTTATCTGGAGAAAGCGAACCGCCTGGTGAGCAAGACGTATGAGTTTTCTCAGTTTATGGTGCAGGTCTTAGGCGTTGAAGATGTGGGGGCGACCTATCCACACAAGGTCACTTATCATCCTTCTTGTCATGGTAGTCGCTTGTTAGGCGTTAAGGAAGAGCCGCTCACGCTCATACAGCGCGTGAACAGCCTTGAATTGCTCCCCTTACCTTTTGCTGAGGATTGTTGCGGTTTTGGCGGCACGTTCGCCGTAAAGATGTCAGATATCTCAGGGGCGATGGTCGCTGAGAAGGTCGATCATATTCTAGAAACGGAAGCTGAAGTGCTCGTCGGTCTCGATATGGGCTGCTTGATGAATATATCAGGTCATCTTCATTATCGGGGACAACCGATCAAAGTGATGCACTTAGCTGAACTGCTCTATGAGGGGGTGAAGGAAGCGTATGGCACCTAA
- a CDS encoding LutB/LldF family L-lactate oxidation iron-sulfur protein, with translation MAPKGETVKDRAQVALNDEFLRNAVKFTTEKLRKGKKSASEEHGNWEAWRERGRQIRLHTIAHLDYYLNQFVEHARAQGVHVHFAETGQEAADITMKIAEHKQAETVVKSKSMVSEEIHINEAFEKEGIASVETDLGEYIIQLAHEAPSHIIIPAIHKNRYQVAELLSKEAGEELPPETTALAGFARKKLREKFLEADIGMTGCNFAIAESGSMILFENEGNARMVSTVPKTQITLMGMERIIPTWDDLEVMATLLPRSATGQKLTVYMSGITGPKRAQDGDGPEEMHVIILDNGRSHQLGDPEFQELLNCIRCGACLNACPVYRHIGGHSYGSTYSGPIGAVLTPALNQNVAEWDDIANASSLCGACYEACPVKIPLHDMLVYLRRRKAEAGHTPLSERAGFKGYQYVMGNHKRFSRALKAGRVGQKTVLKDGRSKLNLGPLKAWTAYRHAPSIHQQSFRESWASLDLDVQEELREMDPDIQARMDKVKAAQEQKHGKGETSHE, from the coding sequence ATGGCACCTAAGGGAGAGACGGTAAAAGACCGAGCGCAAGTGGCACTGAATGACGAGTTTTTAAGAAATGCCGTTAAATTCACGACTGAGAAATTACGCAAAGGTAAAAAGTCAGCGTCAGAAGAACACGGGAACTGGGAGGCGTGGCGTGAACGCGGACGTCAAATCCGTCTCCATACGATTGCACACTTAGATTACTATCTCAATCAGTTTGTCGAGCATGCGCGCGCTCAGGGCGTTCATGTCCATTTCGCAGAAACGGGTCAAGAGGCAGCCGACATCACGATGAAGATTGCGGAGCACAAACAAGCGGAAACAGTTGTCAAGTCAAAATCAATGGTTTCCGAAGAAATCCATATCAATGAGGCGTTCGAAAAGGAAGGGATAGCATCAGTTGAGACGGATTTAGGAGAATATATTATCCAATTGGCTCACGAAGCACCGTCCCATATTATCATCCCTGCTATACATAAGAACCGGTATCAGGTCGCTGAACTGTTATCGAAGGAGGCAGGAGAAGAATTGCCACCTGAAACAACGGCCCTGGCCGGTTTTGCTCGCAAAAAACTGCGTGAAAAATTCCTAGAAGCGGATATCGGGATGACGGGGTGTAATTTTGCTATAGCCGAGAGTGGGTCCATGATCCTCTTTGAAAATGAAGGGAATGCGAGAATGGTGAGCACGGTACCGAAAACCCAGATCACGTTAATGGGAATGGAGCGTATTATTCCCACATGGGATGACCTAGAAGTGATGGCCACGCTCCTCCCTCGATCGGCCACAGGACAAAAGCTGACTGTGTACATGTCAGGGATCACGGGTCCCAAACGTGCTCAAGATGGCGACGGCCCAGAAGAGATGCATGTCATTATACTAGACAACGGAAGATCCCATCAATTAGGCGATCCAGAATTTCAAGAATTATTAAACTGTATTCGTTGTGGGGCCTGTCTGAATGCTTGTCCTGTGTATCGCCATATCGGCGGTCATTCCTACGGTAGTACCTATAGTGGCCCTATCGGAGCCGTACTGACGCCTGCCCTCAATCAAAATGTAGCCGAGTGGGACGACATTGCTAATGCGTCTAGCTTGTGTGGCGCTTGTTATGAAGCTTGTCCCGTAAAAATACCGCTCCATGATATGTTAGTGTACTTACGTCGTAGAAAAGCGGAAGCCGGTCATACCCCCTTGTCAGAACGAGCAGGATTCAAAGGCTATCAGTATGTCATGGGCAACCATAAACGGTTCAGCCGCGCATTAAAGGCTGGTAGGGTAGGGCAAAAGACGGTGCTCAAAGATGGTCGGAGCAAGTTGAACCTTGGGCCGCTCAAAGCGTGGACCGCCTATAGGCATGCCCCGTCTATACATCAACAGTCTTTCCGTGAGTCGTGGGCATCACTGGACTTAGATGTCCAAGAGGAGTTAAGAGAGATGGACCCAGATATCCAAGCGAGGATGGATAAAGTGAAAGCGGCACAAGAGCAAAAGCATGGGAAAGGAGAGACCTCCCATGAGTAA
- a CDS encoding LutC/YkgG family protein produces the protein MSKDPFYQDLASRSQQKQETFMQHIAQRLGRPKVTEAPAHPYQGAPDFWQTHELDLEERLTLLTDNWQQVGGHAQRCPDLSTAQSYIVQTAQEMKAKHIIRHQHPTLNDLGLEDALLDCDWTVWNGQEAERGHLLSKAAGADVGVVVADYAVATTGSVVLMSDPFKGRSVSLLPTALMILIPASVVKTRLGEVMTDISQYHPETMPAGIHFISGPSRSADIENDLTIGVHGPGVVHALVVEDISFDV, from the coding sequence ATGAGTAAAGATCCTTTTTATCAAGATTTAGCGTCACGTTCACAACAGAAACAAGAAACGTTCATGCAGCATATTGCCCAGCGCTTAGGTCGGCCAAAAGTAACGGAAGCACCGGCACACCCGTACCAAGGCGCACCCGATTTCTGGCAAACGCATGAGTTAGATCTGGAGGAACGTTTAACCCTTTTGACAGACAATTGGCAACAGGTAGGCGGACACGCCCAACGGTGTCCAGACCTCTCAACAGCGCAATCCTATATCGTTCAAACGGCGCAGGAGATGAAAGCCAAACACATCATTCGTCACCAGCACCCAACTCTCAATGATCTTGGTTTAGAGGATGCTCTCCTTGACTGTGACTGGACGGTTTGGAACGGTCAAGAAGCGGAGAGAGGACATTTACTATCCAAGGCGGCGGGGGCAGATGTGGGGGTTGTGGTCGCCGATTACGCTGTCGCAACAACAGGCTCAGTGGTCCTCATGTCAGATCCATTTAAAGGGCGTTCCGTCAGTCTACTTCCGACGGCGTTAATGATACTGATCCCAGCGAGCGTGGTCAAAACTCGCTTAGGAGAAGTGATGACAGACATTAGCCAGTACCATCCGGAGACGATGCCAGCTGGGATTCATTTTATCTCAGGGCCTAGTCGTTCAGCGGATATAGAGAATGACCTGACGATTGGGGTTCACGGCCCCGGTGTCGTTCATGCACTGGTGGTAGAAGATATATCATTCGACGTATAG